CACTGGCGACGGCTTTAATGTCATCAGGGGTGGCTTCTTTAAGTCCAGTTCTTTCAATTAAAGCATCGTACACGTGATCAACATCGCCAGGTCCAATAATAATCTGGTATTGTCCGTTGGTTTCGAAAGTTCCCTTAACATCGGGATCGTCATCCAACGCTTTTTGATTGATTTTGCTTTCATCTTTAATGACTAACCGTAGCCGAGTTGCACAATGGGCAGCGGCTTGAAGATTATTAGTACCGATCGCAGCTAAAACACGATCAGCGACTGCTTGATGGTTCATTAGGACCACTCCTTTTAGGTTGATAAATTAGTTTTGCAAGCGCTTTACACAATCCAATAATAACAAGTTATCAAAATATGTCAAGCGTTTAACATAAAATAATTTAGCAAGGTGTTCTTTATTAAAAAGCCAATTTCATAAAAAATAACACATAATTAAGCAAAATGTGATAAACGTTTGACATATCGTTGTAAGCGGTTTTATAATAGGCTTAACTTAAATTAGTCCATCGAAGGAGTTAACAATCATGGAATGGAATCGGCAAACAAGGTATACCCCTTATCAACAGTGGCCACAGTCGCGGTTAACGGCTTTAAAAGCGCAAGCCAAAGGGTCCAAGTGGCGGATGCAGCACCATATTCAACCTGCCAGTGGCTTGTTAAACGATCCAAATGGGTTTTCTTATTTTAACCAGCAGTGGCATTTGTTTTACCAGGTTTTTCCATATGGGCCGGTACATGGTCTGAAAGCTTGGCAACATGTGACTTCTAAAAATTTAATTGATTGGCATGATGAGGGCCTAGCGATTCAGCCGGATACCCGTTACGATTCCCACGGTGCCTATACAGGGACGGCGTTACCGATTGGCGACCGGTTGTTTATAATGTATACCGGCAATGTTCGTGATGAAGCTTGGCAGCGGCAAGCTTATCAGTTGGGCGCTTGGATGGGGCCAGATAATCACATTGAAAAGCTGGCAGCGCCGTTAATTGACGCCGCACCTACAGGTTACACGACTTCGTTTCGTGATCCGTACTTATTACACCATGACGGGCACTATCAAGCCATTATTGGTGGTCAGACGACTGCAGAAGTTGGGGCGGCCTTAGTTTATGACTCACCCGATCTACAACACTGGCAATTCAAAGGTGAACTCAACTTGCCAGCAGCGTTGCGTGGTTATATGGTGGAATGTCCTAATTTAGTCTTTATTGGCGGTCAACCCGTTTTCTTGTTTTGTCCACAGGGGTTACCGCAAACGACCCTAGCTTATCAAAATATCTATCCTAATGTTTATATCGTCGGGCAAACCTATGATTGGTCACAGGCCACTTTGACGGCACCCACCGGGCCAACGCAATTGGATGCTGGGTTTGATGTCTATGCGACGCAAGCCTTTAATGCGCCTGATGGCCGTGCCTTAGCGGTGAGTTGGATTGGTTTACCAGAAGTCGCTTACCCGACGGATGCTGAGAATTGGGCGCACTGTTTAAGTGTGGTGAAGACGTTAACGTTAAAAGATAATCACCTCTATCAAAATCCAGTTGCCGAAGTAACGCAATTAAGAACGCAGTCCCATGATTTAGTGACTGAAGTAACGCAATTGAACGGCGCCTTTGAAGTGGAACTCACTGTTCCGGCCGCAACCGTTGCGACGGTCACGATTAAGACGGGGATTGGCACCGGGCACTTAACCGTAACCCTCGATGCCCGCCGTGGTCAGGTTACTGTTGATCGAAGTGCCACAGGCCACCCCTTTGCGGAAAAGTATGGTCAGGTGCGAACGGCGCAAGTGACAGCTGGTACTGCGATAAAAATGCGGCTAATCGTAGATGTGTCAGTCTTTGAATGCTATATTAATGAGGGCTATACCGTTTTAACGGGCCGCTTCTTTTTAGATGCAGCGCCAACCACGGTTCAATTAGCCGGTTCACCGACCACTGGGACCGTCTGGGAATGGCGTAAATAAGTGAGTACTGGAGTCAAACTATGAAACCAAAATTAAATGATGTGGCAAAGTTAGCTGGTGTTTCGGTCACGACGGTGTCGCGCGTGATTAACAATCATGGTTATCTGAGTCAAAAAACAAAAACCGCGGTTATGGCGGCGATGCGCGAGTTACATTATCAGCCGAATAATATGGCCCGTTCGTTACAAGGTAAAAATACCCAATTAGTGGGAGTGATTTTTTCAGATATTAGCAACCCATTTTTTGCTGAACTGGTTTCTCGGATTGAAAAGCTATTATTTGCTAAAAACTATAAAGTCATTTTATGTAACAGTGCCGATGATCCCCAAAAAGAGCGCGATTATTTACAAATGTTAATGGCCAATCAAGTTGATGGCATTATTGCCGGGGCACATAATTTAGGGTTGGAAGAATATCAACAGTACGGCTTACCGATTATTTCGTTTGACCGTTATTTGTCAGCCAATATTCCAATTGTGAGCTCGGATAATTTTAATGGCGGTTACTTAGCTGCGCAAGCTTTACGGCAAGCGGGGGCAACGAAATTAGCGATTTTTACGGGTAAAAACCAAGCTGGTTCCCCAACTAATGGGCGCCGGGAAGGTTTTACAGCCTATTTAAAGCAACAGCAATTGACGCCCCATGTTCATGAGTTACCCTTTGAATTGTCACCAGCATTAAAAATGATGCAAATTCGGACTATTTTGGAAAACAATGATTATGATGGGGTCTTTTGTAGTGATGATTTGACAGCGTTGCTCACGATAAATGTGGCCCGACAAATTCCGATTGATGTTCCCAATGAATTAAGGGTGGTGGGGTATGATGGGACCGCCTTGATGCGCAACTATCAACCCCAATTGACCACGATTGAACAACCCTTGGCCGATATTAGCACGTTGTTGGTGTCATTATTATTACAACGCATTGTCGATGCGAATTGTGAGTTAGAAGCGAAATACACGTTACCAGTAAAGTTAGTTAAAGGCACTACAGCTTAAAAGTAAGAAAGGCGGTTTGAAGATGCAGACGGCAGCAATTAAATGGTGGCAAAAAGCCGTAGTTTACCAAGTTTATCCACGGAGTTTTCAGGATACAAATCAGGATGGTATTGGCGACTTACCCGGTGTCACCGCTCATTTAGATTATTTGAAAAAATTAGGGGTCGATGTGATCTGGTTGAATCCAATCTATCGGTCGCCTAATGACGATAATGGCTATGATATTAGTGATTATCAAAAGATTGCGTCAGAATTTGGCACGATGGCCGATTTTGAGACCTTGTTAGCCGCTGCCCATCAGCGGGGCCTCAAAATTATTATGGATCTAGTGGTTAACCATACGTCAGATGAACATCCCTGGTTTCGCCAGAGTCGCTCAAGTACGACTAATGCGTATCGCGATTTTTACTTTTGGCGTGCTGGCAATGGTGAAGCCGCCCCTAATAACTGGGATTCGGCTTTTGGTGGTTCGGCTTGGCAGTATGATCAGCACACTGACGCCTTCTATCTGCATACTTTTTCAACCAAACAGCCTGATTTGAATTGGGAAAATCCGACCGTGCGTCAAGCTATTTATCAGATGATGACGTGGTGGCTGGAGAAGGGCGTTGATGGCTTTCGCATGGATGTTATTAATCAGATTTCCAAGCGGCCAGGCCTGCCAGATGGGCCTTTGAAACCGAATAGTGTCTTTGGCGATTCCCAGTTAGCCAATGGTCCGCGGGTGCATGAGTTTTTGCAAGAAATGCATCAGCAGGTGTTGACCAAGTTCGATGTGATGACTGTTGGTGAAACTCATGGGGTGACGCCGGCGGATGCCCTTAAATATGCGGGTCAAGACCGGCACGAATTGGATATGGTTTTTGAATTTGACCACCTTAAACTAGATAATAGTCAGGCTGGTTACGGCAAGTGGAGTACCCGTAAAACACCGCTGGTGGCCCTAAAAGCAGTCATTGAAAAATGGCAAATTGGGCTAAACGGTCAGGCTTGGAATAGTTT
This genomic window from Lactobacillus sp. CBA3606 contains:
- a CDS encoding LacI family DNA-binding transcriptional regulator gives rise to the protein MKPKLNDVAKLAGVSVTTVSRVINNHGYLSQKTKTAVMAAMRELHYQPNNMARSLQGKNTQLVGVIFSDISNPFFAELVSRIEKLLFAKNYKVILCNSADDPQKERDYLQMLMANQVDGIIAGAHNLGLEEYQQYGLPIISFDRYLSANIPIVSSDNFNGGYLAAQALRQAGATKLAIFTGKNQAGSPTNGRREGFTAYLKQQQLTPHVHELPFELSPALKMMQIRTILENNDYDGVFCSDDLTALLTINVARQIPIDVPNELRVVGYDGTALMRNYQPQLTTIEQPLADISTLLVSLLLQRIVDANCELEAKYTLPVKLVKGTTA
- a CDS encoding alpha-glucosidase, which translates into the protein MQTAAIKWWQKAVVYQVYPRSFQDTNQDGIGDLPGVTAHLDYLKKLGVDVIWLNPIYRSPNDDNGYDISDYQKIASEFGTMADFETLLAAAHQRGLKIIMDLVVNHTSDEHPWFRQSRSSTTNAYRDFYFWRAGNGEAAPNNWDSAFGGSAWQYDQHTDAFYLHTFSTKQPDLNWENPTVRQAIYQMMTWWLEKGVDGFRMDVINQISKRPGLPDGPLKPNSVFGDSQLANGPRVHEFLQEMHQQVLTKFDVMTVGETHGVTPADALKYAGQDRHELDMVFEFDHLKLDNSQAGYGKWSTRKTPLVALKAVIEKWQIGLNGQAWNSLFWNNHDTPRVVSRFGNDTPQYRERSAKMLATCLHLLQGTPYIYQGEELGMTNAHFDHLSQYRDIETLHAYRDLVTTNHQLTKPDMLARIAAKSRDNSRTPMQWNAHENAGFSTGKPWIEVNTNYPTVNAAAALADPDSVWYYYQKLIALRHDYPLVTLGTFTLLLPTDPAVFMYQRHYQSQTWLVVCNFTAEQVTRALTPYLTAQARLMIGNYADDQGDVLRPYEAKVYAV
- a CDS encoding sucrose-6-phosphate hydrolase, which encodes MEWNRQTRYTPYQQWPQSRLTALKAQAKGSKWRMQHHIQPASGLLNDPNGFSYFNQQWHLFYQVFPYGPVHGLKAWQHVTSKNLIDWHDEGLAIQPDTRYDSHGAYTGTALPIGDRLFIMYTGNVRDEAWQRQAYQLGAWMGPDNHIEKLAAPLIDAAPTGYTTSFRDPYLLHHDGHYQAIIGGQTTAEVGAALVYDSPDLQHWQFKGELNLPAALRGYMVECPNLVFIGGQPVFLFCPQGLPQTTLAYQNIYPNVYIVGQTYDWSQATLTAPTGPTQLDAGFDVYATQAFNAPDGRALAVSWIGLPEVAYPTDAENWAHCLSVVKTLTLKDNHLYQNPVAEVTQLRTQSHDLVTEVTQLNGAFEVELTVPAATVATVTIKTGIGTGHLTVTLDARRGQVTVDRSATGHPFAEKYGQVRTAQVTAGTAIKMRLIVDVSVFECYINEGYTVLTGRFFLDAAPTTVQLAGSPTTGTVWEWRK